Proteins co-encoded in one Paracoccus aestuarii genomic window:
- the phoB gene encoding phosphate regulon transcriptional regulator PhoB encodes MARQAPCVLVVEDEGAQREVLHYNLEAEGFDVVMADNGEDALLLVAEEQPDLIVLDWMLPKVSGIEVCRQVKADPSTRNIPIIMLSARSEEVDRVRGLETGADDYVVKPYSVVELLARLRTQLRRTRPATMGERLSFGDIILDAAEHRVFRAGQSLHLGPTEFRLLSTLMEKPGRVWTREQLLDRVWGRDIYVDTRTIDVHVGRLRKALMKNGGDDPLRTVRGVGYALG; translated from the coding sequence ATGGCGCGCCAAGCCCCCTGCGTCCTGGTCGTCGAGGACGAGGGCGCGCAGCGCGAGGTCCTGCATTACAACCTGGAGGCCGAGGGCTTCGACGTGGTGATGGCCGATAACGGCGAGGATGCGCTGCTGCTGGTGGCCGAGGAACAGCCCGACCTGATCGTGCTGGACTGGATGCTGCCCAAGGTCTCGGGGATCGAGGTCTGCCGCCAGGTCAAGGCCGATCCCTCGACCCGCAACATCCCCATCATCATGCTGTCGGCCCGCAGCGAGGAGGTCGACCGCGTCCGCGGCCTGGAGACGGGGGCCGACGATTACGTGGTCAAACCCTATTCCGTGGTCGAGCTGCTGGCCCGCCTGCGCACCCAGCTGCGCCGCACCCGCCCCGCCACCATGGGCGAGCGGCTGTCCTTCGGCGACATCATCCTGGACGCGGCCGAACACCGGGTGTTCCGCGCGGGCCAGTCGCTGCATCTGGGCCCGACCGAGTTCCGCCTGCTGTCCACGCTGATGGAGAAACCGGGCCGCGTCTGGACGCGCGAACAGCTGCTGGACCGGGTCTGGGGGCGCGACATCTATGTCGACACGCGCACCATCGACGTGCATGTGGGCCGGCTGCGCAAGGCGCTGATGAAGAATGGCGGCGACGATCCGCTGCGCACCGTGCGCGGCGTGGGCTACGCGCTCGGCTGA
- the pstA gene encoding phosphate ABC transporter permease PstA, with product MSHASPTERRAARHQGSLYQKDARTRRRNAAEKRFRAYGLTAIAIAVLALAFLVTTIIRDGSGAFRQTYLSIPVTLDAEILDPQGNRDPAQIASVLTLSYGQVLDRALDRAVADLNLQIPGLQDGDVDGLISRDASAQLRRMVLADPDLVGQTVDVNVLVNGRIDGYFKGRVTMQSAERDSNVSPQQLMLADVLRDEGLLVTRFNREFLTNADASDQRPEAAGVGVAMLGSLYMMLVVLFLAVPIGVASSIYLEEFAPKNRITDIIEVNISNLAAVPSIVFGILGLAVFINFVGLPQSAPIVGGLVLTLMTLPTIIIATRAALKSVPPSIRDAALGVGASRMQTVFHHVLPLAMPGILTGTIIGLAQALGETAPLLLIGMVAFVREYPGAPPEGLFDPASALPVQVYNWTQRSDPAFVERASGAIIVLLVFLLCMNLLAVYLRRKFERRW from the coding sequence CTGTCCCACGCATCCCCGACCGAGCGGCGCGCGGCGCGTCACCAAGGCTCGCTCTATCAAAAGGACGCGCGCACGCGCCGGCGCAATGCCGCCGAGAAGCGGTTCCGCGCCTATGGGCTGACCGCCATTGCCATCGCGGTGCTGGCCCTGGCCTTCCTGGTCACGACGATCATCCGCGACGGGTCGGGGGCGTTCCGCCAGACCTATCTGTCGATCCCGGTGACGCTGGATGCCGAGATCTTGGACCCGCAGGGCAACCGCGACCCCGCCCAGATCGCCAGCGTGCTGACCCTGTCCTATGGGCAGGTGCTGGACCGGGCGCTGGACCGGGCGGTGGCCGACCTGAACCTGCAGATCCCCGGCCTGCAGGACGGGGACGTGGACGGGCTGATCTCGCGCGATGCATCGGCGCAGCTGCGGCGCATGGTGCTGGCCGACCCTGATCTGGTGGGCCAGACGGTCGATGTGAACGTGCTGGTGAACGGCCGGATCGACGGCTATTTCAAGGGCCGCGTCACCATGCAGTCGGCCGAACGCGACAGCAACGTGTCGCCCCAGCAGCTGATGCTGGCCGATGTGCTGCGCGACGAGGGCCTGCTGGTCACCCGCTTCAACCGCGAATTCCTGACCAATGCCGACGCATCCGACCAGCGCCCCGAGGCGGCCGGCGTGGGCGTGGCGATGCTGGGATCGCTCTACATGATGCTGGTGGTGCTGTTCCTGGCGGTGCCGATCGGGGTGGCCTCGTCGATCTATCTGGAGGAATTCGCGCCAAAGAACCGCATCACCGACATCATCGAGGTCAATATCTCGAACCTGGCGGCGGTGCCGTCGATCGTCTTCGGCATCCTGGGGCTGGCGGTCTTCATCAATTTCGTCGGCCTGCCGCAATCGGCGCCCATCGTGGGCGGCCTGGTGCTGACGCTGATGACCCTGCCCACGATCATCATCGCGACCCGCGCGGCGCTGAAATCGGTGCCGCCCTCGATCCGCGACGCGGCGCTCGGGGTGGGCGCGTCCCGGATGCAGACCGTGTTCCACCACGTCCTGCCCCTGGCCATGCCCGGCATCCTGACCGGCACGATCATCGGCCTGGCCCAGGCCCTGGGCGAGACGGCGCCACTGCTGCTGATCGGCATGGTGGCCTTCGTGCGCGAATATCCCGGCGCGCCGCCGGAGGGCCTGTTCGACCCGGCCTCGGCCCTGCCCGTGCAGGTCTACAACTGGACGCAGCGCAGCGATCCCGCCTTTGTCGAACGGGCATCGGGCGCGATCATCGTGCTGCTGGTCTTCCTGCTGTGCATGAACCTGCTGGCCGTCTATCTGCGCCGCAAGTTCGAGCGCCGTTGGTAA
- the pstB gene encoding phosphate ABC transporter ATP-binding protein PstB, translating to MYDTTRTESAVTQTDVKISARDVQVYYGDKHAIKDVNVEILDKTVTAFIGPSGCGKSTFLRCINRMNDTIDIARIEGKIMIDGEDVYDRRVDPVQLRAKVGMVFQKPNPFPKSIYDNVAYGPRIHGLARGKADLDEIVERSLRGAALWNEVKDRLQEPGTGLSGGQQQRLCIARAVATSPEVLLMDEPCSALDPIATSQVEELIEQLRSEFSVVIVTHSMQQAARVSQKTAFFHLGNLVEYGATDDIFTKPQDSRTEAYISGRIG from the coding sequence ATGTATGACACCACCCGAACGGAGAGCGCCGTGACACAGACGGACGTCAAGATCTCGGCCCGCGACGTGCAGGTCTATTACGGCGACAAGCACGCCATCAAGGATGTCAATGTCGAGATCCTCGACAAGACCGTGACGGCCTTCATCGGCCCGTCCGGCTGCGGCAAGTCGACCTTCCTGCGCTGCATCAACCGCATGAATGACACGATCGACATCGCCCGGATCGAGGGCAAGATCATGATCGACGGCGAGGATGTCTATGACCGCCGCGTGGACCCGGTGCAGCTGCGCGCCAAGGTCGGCATGGTCTTTCAAAAGCCCAACCCCTTCCCGAAATCGATCTATGACAACGTGGCCTACGGCCCGCGCATCCACGGCCTGGCCCGCGGCAAGGCCGATCTGGACGAGATCGTCGAGCGGTCCCTGCGCGGCGCGGCCCTGTGGAACGAGGTAAAGGACCGCCTGCAGGAACCGGGCACCGGCCTTTCGGGCGGCCAGCAGCAGCGCCTGTGCATCGCCCGCGCGGTGGCCACCAGCCCCGAGGTCCTGCTGATGGACGAGCCCTGTTCGGCCCTGGACCCCATCGCCACCAGCCAGGTCGAGGAGCTGATCGAGCAGCTGCGGTCGGAATTCTCGGTCGTGATCGTGACCCATTCGATGCAGCAGGCCGCCCGCGTCAGCCAGAAGACCGCGTTCTTCCACCTGGGCAACCTGGTCGAATACGGCGCGACGGACGACATCTTCACCAAGCCGCAGGACAGCCGGACCGAGGCCTATATCTCGGGCCGGATCGGCTGA
- the phoU gene encoding phosphate signaling complex protein PhoU: MNRDKHISSAFDRDLETIQALVVKMGGMVEAAITDASTALDTRDEDLAEDVRRRDKAIDALEAQINEDAARLIALRAPTATDLRMVLAVIKISASLERVGDYAKNMAKRTEVLAQMPAINGSGIALRRMSQAVNKMLQDALDSYIRRDADLAEDVRQRDLEVDQMYNALFREFLTHMMEDPRNITPCMHLHFIAKNVERMGDHATSIAEQVIYLVSGELPDDVRPKSNSVPSFSPAGGA; encoded by the coding sequence ATGAACCGCGACAAGCATATCTCCTCGGCCTTCGACCGCGACCTGGAGACGATCCAGGCGCTGGTGGTGAAGATGGGCGGCATGGTCGAGGCCGCCATCACCGACGCCTCGACCGCGCTGGACACGCGCGACGAGGATCTGGCCGAGGATGTCCGCCGCCGCGACAAGGCGATCGACGCGCTGGAGGCCCAGATCAACGAGGATGCCGCCCGGCTGATCGCGCTGCGCGCCCCCACCGCGACCGACCTGCGCATGGTGCTGGCGGTCATCAAGATCTCGGCCTCGCTGGAACGGGTGGGCGATTACGCCAAGAACATGGCCAAGCGCACCGAGGTCCTGGCCCAGATGCCCGCCATCAACGGGTCGGGCATCGCCCTGCGCCGGATGAGCCAGGCCGTGAACAAGATGCTGCAGGACGCGCTGGACAGCTATATCCGCCGCGATGCCGACCTGGCCGAGGATGTGCGCCAGCGCGACCTGGAGGTGGACCAGATGTACAACGCGCTGTTCCGCGAGTTCCTGACCCACATGATGGAGGATCCGCGCAACATCACCCCCTGCATGCATCTGCATTTCATCGCCAAGAATGTCGAACGCATGGGCGATCACGCGACATCCATCGCCGAACAGGTGATCTATCTGGTGTCAGGCGAGCTGCCCGACGACGTGCGCCCCAAGAGCAACAGCGTGCCGTCCTTCAGCCCCGCAGGGGGGGCCTGA